AAACAACGCATTCGCCCCAGAATGGTGCGGCTGCGCAATCGCGTACTGATAGCTCGTGTCGCCCCAGAACCGATAGTGAGGGGCCGCCACCCCGTGCGTCGTCGCGTCGATCAAATTCACCTTCTCCGACGGATCGACAAAATCCACGAACCGAAACGGCGGTCCCCACTCCCGACCGCTCCCCCAGAGCCAGTAGTGAAACGCCGACATCAACGCATCCGACTGCGCGTAATTCGTCAGCGGACGCGAACCCTCCATCAGCGAAGCCGGCACCGGATTCACCGGACAAATCGTCACCTTGCTCAGCGTCACGTCGATCCGCCGAGTCGCCTGGTACTCCGCCAGCACGTCGTACCACCGCGACCCGCCCGGCGCCACCGCGTTCGTCGCCACGTAGTCGTTGTAGTCATTCCCGTAAAACGCGAAGATCATCCCCAACTGCCGAAGGTTCGACTGACACACCACCGTGCTCGACTGATCCCGCGCCGCCCCCAACGCCGGCAGCAAAATCGCCACCAGCACCGCGATGATCGCCACCACCACCAAAAGCTCGATCAACGTAAACGCCGACAACCGACAATGCCCATCTCTCGTTTTCATGACTACGCCTCACGGGCTGACCATCAGCCAATTGAACGCCATGGGACTCTTATCCGCACCGATCCCACCGCCCCATCCGAAATACCCGCGATCCGACCCGTCGTTCGTATTCACCAGCAGCGAAAACCCAGCCGCCACGCCCGGCTCAAGCTCCGGCAAGTCCACCGCCTCCACCGGAATCGTCACCCGGTAAACCGTCCGGTCCTCGTGCCGCGCAATCTCCGCCGTGATATCATCGACCACGCCCACCCGCTTGTCCGACTGCGACGAATGCCGATACACCTTCGCGCCCGCCGCCGTCAACGCACACGTCAACTCCGTATAACTCCGCGGCATCGGCCCGTCGTGCGGCAACGCCTGCAACGCCACCTGAATCGAATCCCCCTTCCACATCGCCCCGTCCTCAAAGTCCTGAAAGTGCACCGCGTCCTTCACGTTCACCGTCAGATACAAATGCCGCCGGTCCCACGTCAGACCAAAACTGTGTACATCCTCAGCCGACCGCGCCGGCCGCTCCACCGCCAGATCGTCCACCAAAACCCGGCCCGATCCCACAAACGACCGATCCCGACGCTCGATCGTCAACGAATGGAACGACACCGGCTTGTCCATCCGTCCGTCGCCGTTCCCGTCCCAGTGGCTGTCCGCCGGACGCGACAAATCCAGCGTCATTGCCGTCCACCCGCCCTCCGGCACCCCGCCAATGCACCACGAAAACAACTCGCCCGACGAGTCGATCAAACGAACCCATACCATGTGGCCCGACCCGTCGCCGCGAATCCGGAACTTCAGCAAACTCGCGTCCTCCGGCAACGCCATCGGCCGGCTGTAACCGCAGTAGTTCAGCGTCTCCGGCAGCCCGTCAAACCCATAAGCCAACTCCGCAGCCGTATTCGCCC
This DNA window, taken from Phycisphaerae bacterium, encodes the following:
- a CDS encoding prepilin-type N-terminal cleavage/methylation domain-containing protein: MKTRDGHCRLSAFTLIELLVVVAIIAVLVAILLPALGAARDQSSTVVCQSNLRQLGMIFAFYGNDYNDYVATNAVAPGGSRWYDVLAEYQATRRIDVTLSKVTICPVNPVPASLMEGSRPLTNYAQSDALMSAFHYWLWGSGREWGPPFRFVDFVDPSEKVNLIDATTHGVAAPHYRFWGDTSYQYAIAQPHHSGANALFADGAAGWRLWTDFADPTRVRRFFPDY